The Treponema primitia ZAS-1 genome contains the following window.
TAACAAATGTATAGTACACTTCTTATTTTGTCAAGATTCCATATTCCACTTGCCTTAACCGGTCCTATCTTAGTATTTTATAGTATCATTTACAACTAAATATCACATAAAGGAGTCTCTCCCATGGCCCAGCACCAATTTCAGACCGAAGTAAGCAGGCTTCTGCACCTTATCATCCATTCCCTTTACTCTAACCGGGAAATATTCCTCCGGGAGCTTGTGTCCAACGCTTCCGACGCCCTGGACAAGCTCAAGTACCTCACCGTGGCGGACGACGCCTATAAATCTATCAGTTTTGACCCTCGGATCGACATTAGCTTCCATAAAGATGAAAAGGCGGGGGCATCGACCATCACTATTGCGGATAACGGTATCGGCATGAACGAAGCGGATCTGACGGATTCCCTGGGAACCATAGCCCGGTCGGGAACCCGGAGCTTCCTGGATAAGCTGGCGGCGGATGCCAAAAAGGACTCCAACCTCATCGGCCAGTTCGGGGTGGGCTTCTACTCCGCTTTCATGGTGGCGGACAAGATCGAGGTGATTAGCCGCAAGGCCGGGGAAGAGGCGGCCTGGAAGTGGACCAGCGACGGGAAAGACGGGTATGACATCGAAAGCGCCCAGCGGGATACCCAGGGCTCAACGGTGATCCTCTACCTTACCGAGGAAGGGACCGAGTACGCCAACCGCTGGTCCATCGAGGATATTATCAAGCGTTACTCCAACCATGTGGCCTTCCCCATCTTCCTCACCTACGACGAGAAGGAGTATGACGACAAGGGCAAGGAGAAGGGCTCCAAGACAAAGACCGACCGGATCAATTCCGGTACCGCTATTTGGCGGCGGTCTAAATCGGAGTTGAAGGACGAGGACTACAACGAGTTCTACAAGCAGTTGGGACACGATACGGAGGAGCCCCTCTTCTATGTCCACACCAAAGCTGAGGGGACCCTGGAATACTCAACCCTGTTCTATGTTTCCAAGAAGGCCCCCTTCGATATGTACAACGCGGACTACAAACCCGGGGTCAAACTCTACGTAAAACGGGTTTTCATCACCGACGATGACAAGGAGCTCATGCCCACTTGGCTGCGTTTTGTCCGGGGGGTCATTGATTCGGAGGACCTGCCCCTGAACGTGAGCCGGGAAATACTTCAGCAGAATAAGGTGCTCCTCAATATCAAAAACGGATCGGTAAAAAAACTGCTGGGGGAATTCAAAACCCTTTCGGATAACTCCGCTTCCTCGGAAGCGGCCAAGGAAAAATGGGAAACCTTTATTGCCCAGTACAACCGGCCCCTCAAGGAAGGACTCTACCAGGACTTTGCCAACCGGGAAGCGATCCTTGAACTGGTCCGGTTTAAGAGCACTACCACAGACGGCTGGGTCAGCCTGGCGGACTATGTTTCCCGGATGAAATCGGATCAAAAACACATTTACTACATAACCGGGGGTGATGAGAAAACCCTCAAGGCCTCTCCCCTGCTGGAAGCGTACACCGCCAAGGGAATTGAGGTCCTCATCATGGACGATGAGATCGACGATATCATCATCCCTTCGGTGGGGCGCTACAAGAGGCCGGGTGCGGTGGAAGGGGAATCACAGGAGTTTGAACTTAAGGCGGTGAACCGGGCCGGAGCGGACGAGGAGCTTGGGGAAAAGAAGGATAAGGCCGCGGAAAAAGAAAGCAAGCCTATCCTCGAGAAGCTCAAGAAGGCCCTGGGAGACCGGGTAAAGGACGTAAAACTTTCCCGGCGGCTCCACGACTCTCCCTCCTGCATTGTGGCGGACGAGAACGATCCCACCATGCAGATGGCCCAGATGCTCAAGGCCATGGGCCAGACCGAAATGCCCGACATAAAGCCCATTCTGGAAGTAAACGGCGATCATCCCATCGTGGTGGGCCTCCGGGATGTGGAGGATGAAAACCGAATCGCCGATGTTGCCGGGGTCCTCCTGGATCAGGCCTTGTTGGTGGAGGGTATCAAAATCAAGGACCCGGCGGACTTTGTAAAACGCCTAAACCGCCTGCTGGTCAAGTAATGCGCCGGGCGCTAAAGCACCTTACTTTTATCTCCTTAGCCGTCAATACCGGGGCTGGACTGGCCGATATTATAGTACAGACTATACCCCGGAACTTGGTATCGTTATTCTAGTAGTCATAGGAGAAGACCATGTTGAAAAAGGCGGCCCTGCTGGTAACGACTCTTATATTTTGTGTCCTTACCGCCTGTGTCTCGACCCCTGATGATGATAGTATGTATGACCGGGATGGTAAGCAGGAGATCCGTCCCGATTCCTATGAACTGGACACCAGGCATTCCCCGGTAAAGGCCAAACAGGGTGAATGGATTTCCCGGACTCTCCATGTAAATGATAGTGACTGGTTCGCCTTTACCCCCGGAACGGCGGGGCTCCTGGTTGCGGAAACCGACGGCGATACCGATACGGTTCTGGAACTCTACCTGGACCGCAGCCTGCTCCGGGAAAATGACGATGTGGGCAATAACCACAACGCCAAAATTGAGTATTTTGTCGATTCCGGACTTAGCTACCTTATAAAGGCCTCGGGGGTGCGCCTGGCCGAAGCAACGGAAAACGCCATAGGGTTCTACCGGTTCCGGGTTACCCTGGAACCTATGCCTAAAGCAAAGGCCAAGGTGAACAATACCCTGGAAGAGGCTGAGTTTATTAACCTGGGGGAAACCATCACGGCGTATTTTTTCAATGACGACGACATTCACTGGTATACCGCATCCGCTCCAAGTGCAGGCCGTATTATGGTCAACACCGAAGGAACCCTGGATACCCTCCTTGAGGTATACGATAAGTGGGAAGAGCTGATTGGCCGGGACGATGACTCAGGCTATCAGGGCAACGCAAAAATTGCAGCGGACGTACTCAGCGCCGGACCGGTATATTTTAGGGTGAGCGCATACCAGGGGGCCACCGGCAGGTATTACCTAAAAACCCAATTCAGGGCTCCGATCAAACCCGACCCCTATGAAAACGATAACAGCCTCGCCGGAGCCAAAGAAATCCAGCCCGGTGCATCCCAGTCGCGGAATTTTTCCGATGCCGGGGATGTAGACTGGGTGCGGCTGCGGATTACCCAAGGGGGGAGCTACGAGATTTTTGCCAAGGCGGGGGATGATTACCTGGATACCTATATTGAACTATTTGACACGGATAGCAATTTAATAGCCAAGGATGATGATAGCGGCGGCTTTTGGAATGCGCTCCTCAAGGTTGATCTGAGCCCCGGAACCTACTATATCAAAGTAAGTACCGTTGATAAGGATCCCCTGGAAACCAATGCTTACACCCTAAGCGTCTCCTCCGGTAACTAAATACTATGACAAAAAAGGGGCTATCATGCGTTGTTTTCTGCACTATTTCCTGGTATTTTGTTGCCTAAGCCTAAGCTTTAACCTTTATGCACAGAATTATGCCGGCGATTCCTACGAACCGGACAGCGAGGCAAAGCCGGTTCCGATTCAACTGGGAACCTGGGTGTCCCGGGCCCTCCACGCGGGTGACGGGGATTGGTTTAGTATACGGCCTGCCTCAGACGGCCTCCTTATTGCAGAAACCAGCGGGGACACGGATACCATTATCACCCTGTATAGGAGGAACGAGATTATAGCCCAGAACGATGACAATGGGGACGATATTAACGCCCTTCTTGCATATCCCGTCCAATCCGGTGTGGGTTATACAATTTGTGTGGAAGGGTACGATGAGTCGGAAATTGGCCCCTACCGCTTCCGGGTATCCATGGAGCCTATCAGGGATAGTGGGGAACCGAACGATGTCCCTTCCCAGGCAACGCCCTTTAGTCCCGGAAGCCCCCGTACGGCATACTTTCTTGATCCGGATGATGTGGACTGGTACCGCTATACGGTTCCCAGTTCCGGAACCCTGGTGGTCTACACTGAAGGTATTATTGATACCCTCATCACTATTTATGACGCCGCCGACAATCTCCTAGCCGAGGATGATGACTCCGGTGAAAATTCCAATGCCCGCGCTTCCGCCAGGGTAAGTCCGGGGACGGTGTTTATCAGGGTAAGCGCCTATGATGGGCAGCTGGGAAAATACACCCTACAAGCGCTCCTCTATGAGCCGGCCAAACCGGACCGCTTTGAAAATGACGACACCAAGGAGCTTGCCAAGGACATAAGCGTGGGCGCCTCCCAGGAACGAAATTTTACCGATGCCTCAGACGAAGATTGGGTACGGCTGCGGATTACCCAGCGGGGAATCTACGATATTTATGCTAAGGCAGCGGACAATACACTGGACACCTACCTGGAATTATACAACGCCAACGATGAACTTATTGATGCGAATGATGACTGGACCGGAGATGTCCGGGAGGGGGATATCGCATTGAATGCCCGGCTCTGGCTGGAGCTCAACCCCGGAACCTACTACATTAAGGTAAGCACCCTCAGTTCGGACCCTATAGTTATCAGCGCCTATGTTTTAAGCGTTACAAATGGTTTAAGCGTTCCAAAATGAAACGACAGCGGGATTTTATTTTTAAGTGTACCGGCTGCGGTCACGAAGAGCCTAAATGGCTGGGCCGCTGTCCCGAGTGCGGTGAATGGAATACCCTTATTGAAACGCCGATAAGCGCAGGCCGCTCCGGAAGTACCGGCCGGTCCAGCGGGCGTAACAACCCTCCCCCTCAGTCCTTTCCTTTGTCATCGGTGGACCCCCAGGAGGGGACCCGCATCAGTAGTGGCATCGGCGAACTGGATCGAGTCCTGGGGGGCGGTATTATGAAGCGATCCGCCATACTGGTGGGTGGCGAACCGGGTATCGGGAAGTCCACCCTGCTGCTCCAGGCCGCAGCGGCGGTGGAAACAAAGGGCCGCATCCTCTATGTTTCCGGGGAAGAATCCGCCGGGCAGGTACGGATGCGGGCGGATCGCCTGGGTTTGCGCTGCGAGGGCATCGAGATCTGCTGTACTGGGCGGCTTGAGGAAATCGAGACCATCCTGGAAGCGGTAAAACCGGTGATCATCATGGCGGACTCTGCCCAGACCCTGCATACCGACCAGGCCGGATTGGTGCCAGGCACCGTTAATCAGATGAAGTATTGTTCCTGGGAGCTCATCTCCTGGGTTAAGGAGCACGATGCTGCCCTGTTTCTCACCGCCCATGTAACCAAGGAGGGCGTCATTTCCGGGCCAAAGACCCTGGAACATATGGTAGATACGGTGCTGTACTTTGAGGGGGCCGTATCGGCGGCCAATGACGGGGACAGCCGTTTCCTCAGGGCTGCGAAAAACCGCTTTGGTTCGGTGGACGAGATCGGGATATTTACCATGGGGGAACGGGGACTGGAGGCGGTGGCCGATCCCTCGTTACTCTTCCTGGTACAACGGGAAGGGGGGCTTCCTCCGGGGACGGCCATCGCAGCAGTTCTGGAAGGGTCCCGGCCCCTTTTGGTAGAAATCCAGGCCTTAGCGGTACCCGCCAAAGGTTCCATGAGCCGGGTTTTCTCAGACCGCATCGATTCGGCCCGGGTTTCCCGGGTAGCCGCTACCCTTGAAAAGCACCTGAATCTGCGGCTTTCAGACCACGACCTGTACATAAACGTGGCCGGGGGCATACGGATAGCCGAAGTAGGGGTGGAACTCGCCTTAGCCATGGCCATCTATTCCGCCAGAACCGGTCTGACCCTGCCGGCCCTCACCGCCATTGCGGGGGAACTATCCTTGGCGGGAGAACTGCGTCCCATACGGCGGTTGGCAGCGCGGATTAAGGCCGCCGGAAATCTGGGATTTGAAAACTTCCTGGGTCCGGTACCGGCCCTTCCCGCCCAGTTCCCCTCGGAGACTGAAACAGAAATAACGGGATTACGTGCCATTGGGGACTTAAAGTCTGCTATAAAGGTTCTTTTTTCCTGAATACTCCAAAAAAGGGTACAATTTTCGTAAAAAAATACAAAAAATCCAATTTTATCTTGACGATTGCCAAAAACTAGGATAATTTTAGAAAGACAGGAATTATTTTTTGAGTGTTTTGCATTGTGGTTGTTTTTGTAACAGCCTACCGGTTATGAATCGGTTATCAAGTTTTCTTCTCCCATCTGTACTTTTTCAAATCCCTGTAAAAAATTTTTGCATCCCATGTTCTTCCGAAAGGAGAATCGGAGTCGCCCTTGTATAATAGGGCGTGAATATGTGTTTGCCTGGACACATTAAATCCGGGTGAAGGAATTTTCTCAATGGCTAAGAAACTGTATGTCGGAAATCTCTCTTACAACACCACCGAGGATGGTCTTCGGAATCTGTTCTCTGAATTTGGAAGTGTTGCGTCTTCTAAGATCATCTTTGATCGTGAAACTGGCAATTCTAAAGGATTTGGATTTATTGAAATGGGTACTGACGAAGAGGCGAGCGCCGCCATCGCCGGTACCAATGGCCGTGAATTTGACGGCCGCCAACTCCGGGTCAACGAAGCCATGGACAAGCCCCGCAGAGATCGCGGTGGCAGCGGCGGCGGATACGGCAACAACAACTGGTAAACAGGTTTATACTAACTTCTGAGTTATCGACATCCTTAGATTTCATATAGATCGGTTCTCCGCTATTAAAACCTAGAATAAAGACGTCAGGGGAGGATTTTCTTCCTTGATGTCTTTTTTTCCAAATTTGCTATCCCAGTATGCCCCGGGACAATAATTCCCCCATCAGGCTTGTCAGGGTATTAATATCCATTTCCCCCGAAACATCCTCCAGGGTTGCCCGTATTTCCTGCCAATCATCCCTATCCAAATGCATGGTTTCCCCGTCATATTCCCCCAGGAAAAAGGCTGCCATATCCCCAAGTTTCCGCAAAGCCAATGGCAGGACAACACGGTCCACCGTTCGGTTACACAGATCTACGGCTGCGATTTTGCCAAGCACCGGGCCGACAAGCTGGGAAAAATCCTGCTCCAGCCTGCTTCGGTCCCGGCTTTCCAGGACGGCGGATGGTCCGCGAAGGGAATCTTCCAGGGAAGCTAGTTTTGAAAAAAAGTGATCCACAGGACGCATCAGGCTCCTCCCCCTAATATCTCCACTTAAAGCCGAAGGATATCATCGGTATGGGCAAATCGTAGACCGGAGTGTACTCACTCGGATCTTCTTCGCCGGTGTAACCGTTGACCCGGGCTATCCAAATCGCATCGTACACCAGGGCCTGCAGGTTTTCGATACCAAGGTACATTTCGGTGTTTACCTTCCCTTTGGGATTAAACCGGAAGAAGGAAAACTTCACGTCCACCGGCCAGGAGAAGCCGGTACGCTTGTCGTTTTTTTCACCCTTAGGCGTACCGCTGGCAAAGCCGAAACGCGTTCCTACGTTAAAGGATCGCGAGGGTTTGAAGCTCAACACAAGGTTGATGTTATGGTACCGGTGAAAAGAAGGATAGAACCAGTCGTTACCCGTCTTGGGATACCGCTCGGGGTTCACATCATCCGGTATATCATCTGCGTCCGGGATGGTGTCCGGATTCTGGTACTGGGCCCAGGTAAAGGAATAGGACAGCCAGCCGTCCCAGTAGCGGGATTCCAGCCTTTGCAGGATAAAATCAAAACCGATCACCCTCCCTAAGCCGTTAAACCAGTAGTCGATTTTGGTATCCACCTTAGTAGGATTATCGGGATCGTCTTCGTGGGTGGTGCTTACCGTATATGCCCGGTCAAAAATGTATTTATAATAGGCTTCAATATTAAAACTGAACTTTTCAGTAAAATCAATTTTAGTCCCAACGATGGATGTCCATGAACGATTTGGTTTCAACTCAAAATCATCAATGTTATTACTTACATCTATGGAGCTGATGACGTCATTCATGGAAGAAAAAAGTCCGGTTCCGACAGTAAGGGTGAGCGCATCAATACTACCCCTGTTTTTAAGGATACCAAAATCAAGATTAAGCCGGGGGTTTAAAACCGGAATGGTCTGAATGGTAAAATTCCTGCCGATAAAATAAAAGTGATCCACCCGCAATCCTAACTCAGCGCCGAACTTTTGCCCGGGGCCCAGGTATTCCAGCAGTGAATAGACCGATGAAGAGAGTCCATGGTTTTTTACATCCAGGGACATGTCATACGGTTCAAAATCTAAACCACTTTTGGGCGGCAGGGGAGCAATCGGATCAAATACCCGCCGGAAGTTTTCAACTTCAATCCACTGGGAATACAATTCTTGTGCTCCCGCAGCAAAGATAAACCCCTCCCGGAGCCCCCAGTCAAAATCGGCGCGTCCCTGATAGGTTATGGTTTTGTTGGTCATTCCCCCGTTAAGGTTCATCGACCCAAGATAATCCCAGAAAACAGGCCCTTCCTCATTTTCTTCCATGACCCCGTCCTCGGACGGAATAGGAAGAGGCGGCGTGTAACCGGGTTCGCGGGGCAGTTCCATGGTGACGTCCGCAATCATATCGGTTTCATACAGGCCGGCGCCGGCGCTTGCCCGGAACACCATATCGCGGTGGGGACTCCAGGTAATACCGGTAATCCCAAAGAGCCGGTAGTTCATCCAGTCGAAGATCAGATCCACATTCCGCTTGTCGCCATCCCGTTCATATTCGTTGTGGTAATCCGCCCCCACACCATCACTGCCAAAAAAACCCGTGGCAGTCAATTCCAGATCCGTTGAAAACCGGTAATTCCCGGTAATAGAAAAATCCCGGATATAGGGCGCGGTGGTAACGCTGTTGATCATTTCAAGTTCCGGAACCCCCTTGGAGAGCTGCTGCGCCCCCCAGACAAAGGGATCCCAGTAGGTTACCTTCCCCATGGCTGCCACACCGCCTTTTCCCACAAGGGGAAATGACAGTCCCAGGTTGGTCTCACTGGTGGAGACCCCCAGGTCAAACTGGGTTTCCGTTGGGGAAGGTTTGCGGGTAACTACTTCCAGGAGACCGGAGATGGTATGCCCATAGCGGCTCGAAAAAACGCCGTGGGAAAGCGTGGCGCTTTCCACCATTTGGGGAACAAAGATGGAGTACGCGCCTCCCCAGTGATAGGGATCGTCGATGTAGAACCCGTCCAGGGCTGCCATGAGGTCCCCGGGGGATCCCCCTCTGATTGAGGGCTGGGCATCAAACATGCCCGAATACCCCACCCCAGGCAGGAGTTTTATCGAAGTCATCACATCTTCTATAAACCCAATTTCCGCTGTACGGCTCAGGGTTTCCCCGGAAATAGCAATACTGCGCCCGCTCCTGGCTTCGCTCACCTCGGGACTTGATGCTTCAATCACCAGTTCGTGGTTTTCCATTATCCCGCCCAAACGTAGGGCGCTGAAAAATTCATTCCCACCCACCGGAATCAGCAGCCTGCCGTTTTCATAACCCGGATAGGCAATGCGAATCACCACCTGCTGATCATCGGGGACGGTCACCTCTGCCCTGCCATCCTCATCACAGACATATTCCCTGCCATCCCAGGAACGAATCACGGCGCCCTCAAGGGGGATTCCCAAATCCGCATCACTGACGGTAACCACCACATCCCGGCCGAAAAGAGGCGCGCTGCAAAAAACGAGGAGTACCGCTAGGGCAAAAGGCAGGACAGGGATTTTAGGCATATAACTTATACTATCACCAAATACCATGAAGAAGGAAGAGGAACCGCGAAGAGGGCAGGAATTCCAAATCAGGAACAACCACGAACCTCACGGACAAAGACGATAATGTAATATCGTTCCTTAATCAGTCCGTTGGCTCCCCTGCGCAAGCAGGTTCTTGTGTGGTCCGTGGTTATTCCCTATTTAATAGCTTTTTTCAATTCCTCGGCTTTGTTGGTTTTTTCCCAGGGGAATTCCGAGCGACCAAAGTGGCCGTAGCTGGCGGTTTTCCGGTAGATGGGGCGGCGGAGGTCCAGGGTCTTGATGATGCCCGCAGGGGTAAGATCGAAGACTGTTTTTACCGCTTCCTCAATTTTGGCTTCCGGAACCGTGGCGGTACCGAAGGTGTCCACCATGACTGAGACCGGGAAAGGTACGCCAATAGCGTAGGCAAGCTCCACTTCGCAGCGCTCGGCAAGCTTGGCGGCCACAATGTTCTTGGCCACATAACGGGCCACGTAGGCTGCGGAACGGTCCACCTTGGTGGGATCCTTGCCGGAGAAGGCGCCGCCCCCGTGACGGCCCATGCCGCCGTAGGTATCCACGATGATCTTCCGGCCGGTCAGGCCCGTATCACCGAAGGGACCGCCCACTACAAAGCGGCCGGTTGGGTTGATATAGTATTTGGTATTCCCGTCCAGGAGCCCCGTGGGTTCCAGTATCGGCTTGATAATGTCGCCAATTACCGCACCCTTGATATCCTTGTAGGAAATTCCATCGTCATGCTGATGGGAAACCACCACCGCGTCAATGCGGATCGGTTTATGTCCTTCGTATTCCACGGTCACCTGGCTTTTCGCATCCGGCCGCAGCCATTTAATGGTCTTGTTTTTTCGCAGTTCCGTTGCGCGGAGCAGAATCTTGTGGGCCAGGGTGATGGGCAGGGGCATCAGTTCCTCGGTCTCGTTACAGGCGAAACCGAACATCATCCCCTGGTCACCCGCTCCCTGCTGGCCCTTGTATTCTTCAAGGCCAACGCCGGAAACCCCCTGGCTGATGTCCGGAGACTGGCTATGGATCATGTCCAACACCGCCATGGAATGGCAATCCAGCCCATACGCGGGATCGGTATAGCCGATATCCTCGGCGACTTTACGGACTACTTCTTGGAAATCCACAAAGGCTTCGGTAGTTATCTCACCGCCGACCAGCACCAGGGAAGTTGACGCGAAGGTTTCGCAGGCAACCCGGCTTTGGGGATCCTTTGTGTAACACGCGTCAAGGATTGCATCAGAAATCTGATCGCAGAGTTTGTCGGGATGACCTTCGCCAACCGATTCTGACGTAAAAAAGTAGTGCCTCTTCTCCATTACTATCGCCCCTTTAAAAAATTACACTATAACGCTTCTGAAAGTTCCAGAAGACTATGCTGGGTTTCTTCGGCCAGGGTCCTGCGGTCAACCCGGGTTTCATCCCTGGTTTTTTGCGCATAAACACCGGCTATATCCCGGAAGAATTCCTTCATCGCCTGCCGGGCATCGGGATTATCCAGATTCCGCTGCAAATCCGGAATGGACAGGTGCATACCGGGTTCAATTAAATCGGGGTCCTGGACCACATCATTGGAAGCCAGCATAATAAGAGGGAAAAAATAAGCGTTTGAAACGCCAAATTTCCTCTCGGTACCGTAGAACTGCCTGGCAATTCTGGTCAGCATATCGCCGTTTTTAACCACATAGTCTGTGGTACCGTCAAGGATGAGCCTTGACTCATATTTGCTGTAAACAGTATCGAAGGAAAGATTAACTTCCCCTTGCTGTTCCTCTTCCGCAGTCGGTCCCGATTTACAGGCGCCCAAAAGGGAAACCACAATCAGGGATGCCATTAATAAATACGTTTTTTTCATAAATATTCTCCTAAGAACAATTGTAATATATCTGAAAATTAAAACAATTCCTAGTGAAAAAAAATGAAATATCTGTGGTATGATGCTGTATAATGCGGCTTTTTACCTATTCAGCCCTTATCCTCCGGGTACGGTCTTCCGGGGAGTCCAACCGGGAAGCCTGGATACTCACCGCCGAGGAGGGGATACTCCGGGCTACGGTTTTCGGGGGTCCAAAGAGCAAGCTCCGGGCCCACGTGGAACCCTACCACCGGGGAACGCTTTGGATTTATCTGGATCCGGTGCGGGATTCCCGGAAAATTACCGATTTTGATGTCCTATCCTGGAAACCGGGCATACGGGAAAACTACGAACGTTCCGCCGCCGCAGCCGCCATTGCGGAAACCGTTCTAGCGGGTTATGGGGGAGGCGGATCCTGGGAAGAGGCTTTCAAGTTGGCGGATGCATCCTTCGGCGCCCTGGAAACCGCTGATGA
Protein-coding sequences here:
- the recO gene encoding DNA repair protein RecO, translated to MRLFTYSALILRVRSSGESNREAWILTAEEGILRATVFGGPKSKLRAHVEPYHRGTLWIYLDPVRDSRKITDFDVLSWKPGIRENYERSAAAAAIAETVLAGYGGGGSWEEAFKLADASFGALETADEPCCARIFIHFLWKWAEILGIQPNLDETGTNACEPQENEIPWDTVEGPIFLGPGARHWLAAVKDLDPAQMARYTLDGTSARQARAFVTNILEDVLGKRLRTWDF